A region from the Candidatus Electrothrix scaldis genome encodes:
- a CDS encoding S-layer homology domain-containing protein — protein MCLRFIVLSVFVLLSISENSYSADCDEFTDADDYKGAYANDVESLRSKGLISGYDNCSFRYENTLSRREMMKLVVLAMKNDDETVEEYKSRISLSSKRDDCFTDVHEDEFASDYICYAKEIGVVDGYKDGSFRVKEKITYDQASKMILLSLSGGKKCWKSYGSDSLVYYAEYMNSILKKDTDSSALVKRDFFAHMLNNAIKEENKSFITSCSDDNELLAKYSPLMSFYKDDKTPVPIDSFISHSILYTTYYTEELSQKNGLPKTIIGYGVKLPVSLSVSVKVLGIETSSSNVKPLESERIGESKSPDLPVPEYAVLENTFFLDFRNGIHGGVDYKPKVDPLEFEFDKKISFSSYDVTRDSEKTIYGRVVRESGKIYLQYFFFYLMNDWNSYNARGVGFHEGDWEGIVIELDNDQSPLRMGVSIHGKYKYSATRSWGNVIKISKKGADPIGTNPLVYIGHGGHPTYFESGVFPHPLGLTDDHNGTGRILYHKESEVDGSNFNSEAEKTAYSIVNIEENASTKSWFISDIYWGQDYEDIEGLQGKSVASPGSIYSHDPERWSDPKTWLDKNKGDGK, from the coding sequence ATGTGTCTTCGTTTTATAGTTTTGTCTGTATTCGTTCTGTTGTCTATTTCGGAAAATTCCTATTCGGCAGATTGTGATGAGTTTACTGATGCTGATGATTATAAAGGGGCATATGCGAATGATGTTGAGTCGTTGAGAAGCAAAGGGTTAATAAGTGGTTATGATAACTGTTCCTTTCGTTATGAGAATACTTTATCTCGAAGAGAGATGATGAAACTTGTAGTTCTGGCGATGAAAAACGATGATGAAACTGTTGAAGAGTATAAGTCGAGAATCTCATTAAGCAGCAAGCGTGATGATTGTTTTACTGATGTACATGAAGATGAGTTTGCCTCAGATTACATATGTTATGCGAAAGAAATAGGTGTTGTTGACGGTTATAAGGATGGGTCTTTTAGGGTTAAGGAGAAAATTACATATGATCAGGCATCAAAAATGATATTATTGTCATTATCTGGTGGGAAAAAGTGTTGGAAGAGTTACGGTAGTGATTCTTTAGTTTATTATGCCGAATACATGAACAGTATTCTCAAAAAAGATACAGATAGTTCAGCACTTGTTAAACGCGATTTTTTTGCTCATATGTTAAATAATGCAATAAAAGAAGAGAATAAGAGTTTTATAACGTCATGCTCTGATGATAATGAGTTGCTTGCTAAATATTCGCCTCTTATGTCTTTTTATAAAGATGATAAGACTCCTGTGCCTATAGATTCTTTTATTAGTCATTCAATATTATACACAACATACTATACAGAAGAATTATCTCAAAAAAATGGTCTTCCAAAAACAATAATTGGATATGGAGTTAAGCTGCCAGTATCTTTATCTGTAAGTGTAAAGGTTTTAGGGATAGAGACAAGTTCAAGCAATGTCAAACCATTAGAATCAGAAAGAATTGGCGAGAGTAAATCCCCTGATCTTCCGGTGCCAGAGTATGCGGTCTTAGAAAATACATTTTTTCTCGACTTTAGGAACGGAATTCATGGAGGAGTTGACTATAAACCTAAAGTTGATCCTCTTGAATTTGAATTCGATAAAAAAATTTCTTTCAGCTCTTATGATGTTACAAGAGATTCTGAAAAAACAATATACGGTCGCGTGGTTAGAGAGTCGGGGAAAATATATCTTCAGTATTTTTTCTTTTACCTTATGAATGATTGGAACTCATATAACGCACGGGGTGTCGGTTTTCACGAAGGGGACTGGGAGGGGATAGTAATAGAATTAGATAATGATCAAAGTCCTCTTAGGATGGGTGTATCCATTCATGGGAAATATAAATATAGTGCGACAAGAAGTTGGGGAAATGTAATAAAAATAAGTAAAAAAGGTGCAGATCCAATCGGTACAAATCCACTTGTATATATCGGGCATGGTGGACATCCTACTTACTTTGAAAGTGGGGTGTTTCCCCATCCTCTTGGTCTTACAGATGATCATAATGGAACAGGTCGAATACTATATCATAAAGAATCTGAGGTGGATGGAAGTAATTTTAATTCTGAAGCAGAAAAGACAGCTTATTCAATCGTCAATATCGAAGAAAATGCATCGACTAAATCATGGTTTATATCGGATATATATTGGGGACAAGACTATGAAGATATTGAAGGGCTTCAAGGGAAATCTGTGGCTTCACCTGGCTCAATTTATTCCCATGATCCGGAGAGGTGGTCCGACCCTAAGACATGGCTAGATAAAAATAAGGGGGATGGAAAATAA
- a CDS encoding type II toxin-antitoxin system RelB/DinJ family antitoxin — MNTARVQAQIDKPLKEQGEQILKELGVSTAELIRMTFRQLVQKQGIPFENIPNAETLQSFKEAENPSQVTRYSNARDAIADMWDES; from the coding sequence ATGAACACAGCCAGAGTACAAGCTCAAATTGATAAACCTCTTAAAGAGCAGGGAGAGCAGATTCTCAAAGAACTCGGTGTCTCTACTGCTGAACTTATCCGTATGACCTTCAGGCAGCTCGTGCAAAAACAAGGCATCCCTTTTGAAAATATTCCTAATGCTGAAACGTTACAATCATTTAAAGAAGCCGAAAATCCTTCGCAGGTGACCAGATACAGCAATGCAAGAGATGCGATCGCTGATATGTGGGATGAATCCTGA
- a CDS encoding LemA family protein: protein MRHFVLFLALALIVPALTGCGYNTIQENDEAVIAAWGDVEAAYQRRADLIPNLVETVKAYAAHEKDTLTAVTEARSKVGQLNMGSDTLNNPEAMANFQAAQGSMSSALSKLMVVVEKYPDLKANQNFRDLQHQLEGTENRINVARVRYNKAVQIFNTSIRTFPNNLTNNFLLNLPRREPFKAEEGAQHAPKVKF, encoded by the coding sequence ATGCGCCATTTTGTTCTTTTCCTGGCTCTTGCCTTGATTGTGCCCGCCTTAACCGGCTGCGGCTATAATACCATTCAAGAAAATGACGAGGCGGTCATCGCGGCCTGGGGTGACGTTGAGGCTGCCTATCAGCGCCGGGCCGATCTGATTCCTAATCTGGTGGAAACAGTGAAGGCTTATGCTGCCCATGAGAAAGATACCCTGACTGCGGTAACCGAGGCTCGATCCAAGGTTGGTCAGTTAAATATGGGCAGTGACACCTTGAATAACCCCGAGGCGATGGCCAATTTTCAGGCGGCTCAGGGCAGTATGAGTTCAGCACTTTCCAAGCTCATGGTGGTGGTGGAAAAATATCCCGACCTCAAGGCCAACCAAAACTTTCGCGATCTCCAGCACCAGTTGGAGGGTACTGAAAATCGTATCAACGTGGCTCGGGTTCGCTATAACAAGGCAGTACAGATTTTCAATACCTCTATCCGCACCTTTCCCAACAATCTGACCAATAATTTTCTCTTGAATCTGCCCAGACGGGAGCCGTTCAAGGCCGAAGAAGGGGCGCAACATGCACCAAAGGTAAAATTCTAA
- a CDS encoding TPM domain-containing protein, translating into MQLFSTPRCAPVPRLSPSSGSAMQAGGISLLALLLITLTVLPVSARTIPAFKGYVNDYADMISGPVEAKLEQTLKSFEHSDSTQVAVLTVDSLEGDPLEDFSIRVAEKWGVGQKGKDNGVLLLVAKKERRARLEVGYGLEGVLTDLLAGRIIDDVITPRFKSGQFDQGFEAGVKAVIQATRGEFKANPSSSRRGGRREESPLISYLFFGGFFISLLGKASRKWGMLAGAIILPVIFLLASSPGWLMLLVLIPIGALAGLVLSFIDFFSGGSGSSGGSSSSSGGGFGGFSGGGGGSFGGGGASGGW; encoded by the coding sequence TTGCAACTGTTCAGCACTCCGCGTTGTGCCCCGGTCCCCCGGCTTTCACCATCATCAGGGTCGGCAATGCAGGCCGGGGGGATCTCGCTTCTGGCTCTGCTCCTCATCACCCTGACTGTTCTCCCTGTCTCGGCCCGGACGATCCCGGCATTTAAGGGCTATGTCAACGACTATGCCGATATGATCAGCGGGCCTGTCGAGGCGAAGCTGGAGCAAACCCTGAAATCCTTTGAACACAGCGATTCAACCCAGGTAGCGGTGCTTACTGTCGATTCTCTGGAAGGCGACCCTTTGGAAGATTTCAGTATCCGGGTGGCGGAAAAATGGGGCGTCGGCCAGAAGGGTAAAGATAACGGCGTGCTGCTGCTGGTGGCTAAAAAAGAGCGTCGGGCACGGCTGGAAGTCGGTTATGGTCTGGAAGGGGTGCTGACTGACCTGCTTGCCGGGAGAATTATTGATGATGTCATCACCCCTCGTTTTAAGTCCGGTCAATTTGACCAGGGATTTGAGGCCGGGGTGAAGGCTGTGATACAAGCGACCCGAGGTGAATTCAAGGCTAATCCAAGCTCATCTCGACGTGGCGGTCGGCGTGAAGAATCGCCGCTGATCTCATATCTTTTCTTTGGCGGTTTTTTCATTTCCTTGCTGGGTAAGGCCTCCCGCAAGTGGGGGATGCTTGCCGGGGCAATTATTCTGCCTGTTATATTTTTGCTGGCCTCATCCCCGGGCTGGCTGATGCTGCTTGTATTGATCCCCATTGGGGCCCTTGCCGGTCTGGTGCTGTCGTTTATTGACTTTTTTTCCGGTGGCAGCGGGAGCAGCGGAGGAAGCAGTAGTAGCAGTGGCGGTGGATTTGGAGGTTTCAGCGGCGGCGGTGGCGGCAGTTTTGGTGGCGGCGGTGCTTCAGGAGGTTGGTAA
- a CDS encoding efflux RND transporter permease subunit: MQTPSPHPSGLIAWMAGNHVAANLLMMLLVIGGLVSAQVITKEVFPSYDLDIVDISMSYPGASPEEVEQGIILAMEEEIRSLDNIERVTSTAKEGSASIRVELLSGANPDKLLQEIKNGIDRITSFPDDVERPTVSLVSRRREVLRLALYGDLEEYSLFNLAETIREELIQLPQINQVELGGTRAPELSIEVPQHILRAHNLTLEEIADTVRKAAVDVPAGGIKTEGGEILLRTSERRETALEFSNLSIISQKDGTELPLSSIATIRDGFAETDREAWYNGKRAVFLYVYRTGDQTPIEISDAVQQYISELSPTLPAGVQLTSYRDRSDLYKDRLDLLLRNGVVGLILVMITLGLFLEPRLAFWVSMGIPISIIGALLVLYFIGGSINMISMFAFIITLGIVVDDAVVVGENIYHKREEGLAPYRAAVTGVMDMSAPVLIAVSTNIIAFLPLLFVSGSTGRFFAVLPEVVISVFLLSLVECLYILPAHLNYPRKEKSNRLLLLLGKIPLFCDRLLDRLINGPFTALLRLSLSSRYVIAALALAILTIGYSYWDSGRINFSFRPRIQTDSIDAEIELPYGVSLDEVKRVVRQVEQGGMRAVEKSGGKSIMIGMRTDIGKGGGNAAEVSITLVPQNERKITTRDFSTAWREEVGDIPGLEKLFFDFLVGPGGAAAINIELSHPDPKTLEQAAADLAEAVSRYEGVTDINDGFAQGKPQYDFKMLPEGRAAGLTARDLGRQVRYAFYGAEVLRQQRGRNEVKVLVRLPEEERSSILHLENLLLRTPDGGEMPLDRAARMIQGRAYTQIERVDGRRVLDVTANVVAGKANENKILAALQKDFLPELLARYSGLTYSFAGQQREKGKALKELIAGLGFSMAAIFCLLAVLFRSYIQSLMVMLSIPFGLLSALLGHVIMGYNLSIISLFGMIALCGVVINDSLVFMVTANRYRDLGMTPFEAALNGAARRFRPIMLTSLTTFFGLAPMIFEQSVQARFLIPMAISLGYGILFTTLVILVLMPALYMIYYDVVGREK, translated from the coding sequence ATGCAAACTCCATCCCCTCATCCTTCCGGTCTTATTGCCTGGATGGCAGGCAACCACGTTGCCGCCAACTTGCTGATGATGCTCCTGGTTATTGGTGGGCTCGTTTCTGCCCAAGTAATTACCAAGGAGGTCTTTCCCAGCTATGACCTGGATATCGTCGATATCTCGATGAGCTATCCCGGAGCCAGCCCGGAAGAGGTGGAACAGGGCATCATCCTGGCGATGGAGGAGGAAATCCGCAGCCTGGATAATATCGAACGAGTAACCTCCACAGCCAAGGAGGGCTCGGCCTCAATCCGGGTGGAGCTCCTCTCAGGAGCGAACCCAGATAAGCTCCTTCAGGAGATCAAGAACGGGATAGATCGCATCACCTCTTTTCCCGATGATGTGGAGCGGCCCACCGTGAGTTTGGTGAGCAGGCGACGCGAGGTCCTGCGCCTGGCCCTATACGGTGATCTGGAAGAATACAGTCTCTTTAATTTAGCGGAAACCATCCGGGAAGAGCTGATCCAGCTGCCGCAGATTAATCAGGTAGAGCTGGGCGGAACCCGGGCCCCGGAGCTCTCCATTGAGGTACCCCAGCATATCCTGCGTGCCCATAACCTGACCCTGGAAGAAATAGCAGATACGGTGCGCAAGGCGGCTGTGGATGTGCCAGCAGGTGGGATCAAAACAGAGGGCGGGGAAATCCTGCTGCGGACCAGCGAGCGACGGGAAACCGCCCTGGAGTTCAGCAACCTCAGCATCATCAGCCAGAAGGATGGCACCGAGTTGCCCCTGAGCAGTATTGCCACCATCCGGGACGGCTTTGCCGAGACTGACCGTGAGGCCTGGTATAACGGCAAACGGGCCGTGTTCCTCTATGTCTACCGGACGGGTGACCAAACCCCGATCGAGATCTCCGATGCTGTCCAACAATATATTAGCGAACTTTCCCCGACCCTGCCAGCAGGTGTGCAGCTGACCTCCTACCGAGACCGTTCTGACTTATATAAAGATCGCCTGGACCTGCTCCTCCGTAATGGCGTGGTGGGATTGATTCTGGTTATGATTACTCTGGGTCTTTTCCTCGAACCCCGTCTCGCCTTTTGGGTCTCTATGGGGATTCCCATCTCTATTATCGGCGCGCTGCTCGTCCTCTATTTCATCGGCGGCAGCATTAATATGATCTCCATGTTCGCCTTTATCATCACCCTGGGAATTGTGGTGGATGATGCGGTGGTGGTGGGAGAAAATATCTACCATAAACGAGAAGAGGGGTTGGCACCCTATCGGGCCGCTGTCACCGGCGTAATGGACATGTCTGCCCCGGTCCTGATTGCGGTATCCACCAATATCATTGCCTTTTTGCCCCTGCTCTTTGTCTCCGGTTCCACGGGGCGCTTTTTTGCTGTTCTTCCCGAGGTGGTTATCTCAGTTTTTCTGCTTTCCCTGGTGGAATGCCTTTATATCCTGCCTGCGCATCTTAATTATCCACGAAAAGAGAAGAGTAATCGTTTACTGCTGTTGCTCGGAAAAATCCCTCTTTTTTGTGATCGCCTGCTGGATCGACTTATTAACGGTCCTTTCACGGCCCTGCTACGCCTGAGCCTATCGAGTCGTTATGTGATTGCAGCCCTGGCTTTGGCCATACTGACCATTGGTTATTCCTACTGGGATAGTGGCCGGATTAACTTTTCCTTTCGCCCCCGCATCCAGACCGATTCCATTGATGCGGAGATTGAGTTGCCCTATGGGGTGAGCCTGGATGAAGTCAAGCGGGTGGTCCGCCAGGTTGAGCAAGGGGGAATGCGGGCAGTAGAGAAGAGCGGCGGCAAGTCGATCATGATTGGTATGCGCACGGATATTGGCAAGGGAGGAGGAAATGCTGCCGAGGTTTCCATCACGCTGGTGCCCCAAAATGAGCGCAAAATAACTACTCGTGATTTCAGTACAGCTTGGCGCGAAGAGGTGGGCGATATTCCAGGCCTGGAAAAACTCTTTTTTGATTTTCTGGTTGGTCCAGGTGGGGCCGCAGCTATTAATATAGAGCTCAGTCATCCTGACCCGAAAACCCTGGAACAGGCAGCTGCGGATCTGGCTGAGGCGGTTTCCCGGTATGAAGGGGTGACGGATATTAATGACGGCTTTGCCCAAGGCAAGCCCCAGTATGATTTTAAGATGTTGCCGGAAGGCAGGGCTGCTGGCCTGACCGCCAGAGATCTGGGACGACAGGTGCGCTATGCCTTTTATGGGGCTGAGGTCCTGCGTCAGCAACGGGGCCGTAATGAGGTTAAGGTGTTGGTGCGCCTGCCGGAAGAGGAGCGCTCGTCGATTCTCCACCTGGAGAATCTCCTCCTCCGCACCCCGGATGGCGGCGAAATGCCCCTGGATCGGGCTGCCAGGATGATACAGGGACGGGCCTATACCCAGATTGAGCGGGTAGATGGACGACGAGTTCTGGATGTCACAGCCAATGTAGTGGCGGGCAAGGCTAATGAAAACAAGATCCTTGCAGCCCTGCAAAAGGACTTCCTGCCTGAGCTCCTTGCCCGTTACAGTGGCCTGACCTATTCCTTTGCTGGCCAGCAGCGGGAAAAGGGCAAGGCCCTGAAAGAATTAATCGCAGGGCTTGGTTTCAGTATGGCAGCCATCTTCTGCCTGCTGGCTGTGCTCTTCCGCAGTTACATCCAGTCGCTGATGGTGATGCTTTCCATCCCCTTTGGCCTGCTCAGTGCCCTACTCGGTCATGTGATTATGGGATATAACCTGAGTATTATTTCACTGTTCGGAATGATTGCCCTCTGCGGGGTGGTGATCAACGACAGCCTGGTCTTTATGGTGACCGCAAACCGCTATCGCGATCTGGGCATGACGCCCTTTGAGGCGGCACTCAATGGCGCGGCCCGGCGTTTCCGCCCTATCATGCTTACCTCGCTAACCACCTTCTTCGGTCTTGCCCCTATGATCTTTGAGCAATCGGTCCAGGCCCGTTTTCTCATCCCAATGGCTATCTCCCTGGGCTACGGAATTCTCTTTACCACCCTTGTTATTCTCGTACTTATGCCAGCACTGTATATGATTTATTATGATGTGGTGGGAAGGGAGAAATAG